Within Vicia villosa cultivar HV-30 ecotype Madison, WI linkage group LG1, Vvil1.0, whole genome shotgun sequence, the genomic segment AAGGGCTCAATGAAGACTATGAAAATGCATACACCTCCATGGAGAAGAAATAGTTACATGCAAGCTAAGTGGTTTAACCCTTACAAGAGAACAACTAATGAGGTTGCAACAAGAAAATCTATTGGCTTTGAAGCTTACAATAGCAGACATAATTTTGGGAGTAACAATTTTGGGAGTAAAATTGCTTTCAAAGTTGGCAATTTGACAGCTGCGATGACATTGGAATGAATTTATAATCATATCGAagaagagtgtacaaaaaatgaatttttgttTCCCCTTAGCACAGGGCACAGAAGTGCTTCAGCACATTTTTCCTAGTGAACTGTGTAATTGGGTAATTTTGCATTGAGTTTTTCTACAAGAAAATTTGGCtcaattttgtcttttttttttggaaagtagTAAGCAGTAAGCATATTTCCACATGCATAAATTACTTAAAGAAAATTCCTTGATATAAAAGCACCTCttactcttttttatttatttatattaaggaAAATAGTTGGTCAATGTAATATATTCATTTTAAATGCAATCTTACATATTAATATAGGGACAATTTTTGTTGTCATTCACATTTCCTTAGATAGTGAGAGGACAACCAATTGAGCCTGGGGCAGAGTGGATTTTGAAGTAGAATGCATGGAACAAAGATAGGCTAATTGTGAGCAAAAACCTTCATCGTCAAATGATGAAATTTTACTCATTGGCAGAATATACAAATCAACATCCAATATTAATACCACATGTGTAAGATTATAAACCATCCAAGGTAGTAGAGAAAAGAcatgtttgtttgaaaagagagaaaccATTGAGTAAACCATGTAAAGGGAAACATGAGTTTCACTTCCATCATTTGTAATCTTAGCTTATTGCTGAACAAGTACATATCCACCCTTCCAAATTCAATAGCAGACACTTGATTTGTAAGGGGAAATTAAATTAAAGCATATTTGAATTAATCAGAAAACATTGAATACAGCTTTTTCAAAGTAATTAAATGACAGCTTCATAAATATTAATAGAACAGAGATGAATTTATTATTGTTGAATCAATGCATATGCATGATTACAACAGGCGCAGTTTCACTAATATAATGCAAGTGAAGTAACAATTAAAACTGTTAAGGTAGAGATGAGAATTTACTACCTAATGGTGATGTTTATTGATCAACAGATTAGTCATGAACAAACCATTACTTTTTCTGTCGTTAAACAGAGAAAATTCATAACAGAGTAACAAGTTACAACAAGGTGACATGAATTCAAGAGCCTGCTCTCTCCCTGTCCCACTATTTTTTCTAATCCAATAACAGTTTGAAACTTTCCTCCCCTACTTAGTGTGTTTTAAAATGAACAAAGCCGGTTCTTGAACACACTCGAAAGACTGTTTCCTTCTGTAATATAATAAGTTAGTTTTACTATCAATACTCACATCTGGTTCTATGATATCACAAGACTTCCTAAAAGCATGGAGCTGTTTCTTTCAGTCATTTCTCCTACGCAGCATTTTCTTATCTCGTAGCAGCCAGCCTCTTATTGACAATGTCCTTGTGGCATTAGCTAAGCTCATTATTTATTGAGAAATGGTGGCTTGATATATAAATTTTGCAGAAATTACACCATTTGTTGCCCTAGCTGACTCAGTActgaaaacaacaaaaagaacacATCAATCAAATAAAGAAGAATAAAAAGTCATCTTATCAatgcaaaataaaaagaaatcagTGATACAGCTCTACATAAGCTTTAAAAGGGATCATCAGTCTATTGTTGCTCATTAAACTAAATTATTTGTGCACAAATTGTAATTGAATTTTCTAatgggaatatatatatatatatatatatatatatatatatatatatatatatatatatatatatatatatatatatatatatatatatatatatatatatataacatcatAGTTTGCTATTGAGTTTATAAAAAAAGGACTAAATATGTGTGCACAGCTTGCTACATACTCCTATAATAGTCTCAGCTACCTTGAGACAAATTAGAGAAACTTGAAGGTGGCCATAGTAGACTATTAACTACCCGACAGAAATCCTTTAGAACTTCCAAGCTTCCCACATGATAATAGTCTACTCAATCCCTCTTTTAGAGAAGGAGATATTGTAGGACAAGAAGTCAAAACATCAAGCGACTGAATCACACCTTTGCTTTCAAGAAATCGAAAGGCCGATGAGACACTTTTAACAACGATATCCTTATGTTCCATATCATAGTTGTCCACAAGAAGTAACAAAAACTCCAGAAGAGTGTTGGTCATGTCCACATATTGGTGAATAGAATGTACCATCAACAAAATAGCAGGCTCTATGTTCATGATATTGTCCACCCTTTCATTGAAAAAGAGCCAATCATAAAACAAAGCCAGTTTCACATTGGCTTCAATATAATTCTTCCTCCTACAAGTTGTCAAAAGCCAACCAATAACAGCCCATCTCGGAACCACATCAGACTGAATAATCTCATTCGGAGGATGGTGTGCACAACAtataaatctaactatatcaacTATAACAGTCTCTTTATCAGGGTCATTTAAAAATTTCCTAGTAAACCACATCAAATGCCTCTTTTGATGCCCCAGCTTCACATGGGTAAGCAAAAACCGCAATTGAGTTTCCATTTCGGGAGTGATCCTAAGCAAAGCATACCTACTCGAAGTCCTAGTGCAATAAATCTGAGAAACACCACCGAATCCTGATGTATTAAACTTAGATGGATTCAAAATTAGATCCTTCCATATAGACTTAAACTCAGGAACATGAACCAAATCCTGCAACAACCGAACAAAATCCCTCCCAACTTTTAAACATAAGTGAAACTCTTCCTTCACTATTTTCACACACAACTGAATCTCCAACCGCTTCAAAGACTCCAACTTTTCACCACTGAGCCTACAATGATCAGCCAAAACTCGAAGAAACACATACAGAGCACTGCACAAAATGTGGGGCGCTTCTTCCAAGAAGCAATCCCATTTATCCAATAAGAGGGTCACCAACTTCGTACAAAGCCACAAATTGTCGTCGCTGAAATCACCGCCAACGATTTGCCTCAAAAGGGAAACCAAGAGAGCGTCGTAGCCAATCGCCGAGACCCGAACCATTTCATTGGTGACCCAAAGCAACTGGTTTTTCACCGATCTAAGGAGCTTTGGGTAGAGGTGGTGAACACTTTTGAGGAGCAAGTTGAGGAAGGTGGCATAACCGTCGGTGACAAGAGCGTGCAAGTGTTTAATGTGGGTTTTGGCAAAATGGGGTTCGGTGAGAATACCGTGAAGGATTGCACAGTTGAGCTGAGCATATTCATCGGGTTTTGGAATGGTTAAGGCGAAGGGTGGTCTCAAGGAAGGTTCCAGAGATTCGAGGGATTGTTTCAAAGATACTTCAATTTGGTTTTCGGCTTCGTGAGGTGCCGCTAGGGTCAAATTCAAAACCATGATGGAAAGAGGAGCGAATAAAAAACGCAGGTTAAAAGGGACTTTGGCACCTTCTTTGTTGTAGAACTTGGTTCCTCTAAATTAATATGCACACTAGAACCTTCTTCCTCTACATTTATTTCATTGCTCATGACATCATCTGCGTCAAATGCGTCTTCTTCTCCAATTTCACTTGCTCTATCTTTAGCATATACATCTACAATGTTGTCCCAGTTTAGAATGACCTTAAATCAGAATTCATTGGTTTCTTCACGTGActtcaaaacaaaagaaaacaacaataattagAATCACCAGATTAATAATCAAAATGTGAGGATGCAAAATATAGATGCAAACAAACCTATCCATATGAGGAGTGTACGTAACACAAATTACAACCTATAGCTATCTGAAAATAACATAGAGATGTTCCATGTTTGCTGAatgtttcaaaaattaaaaacccTACTCTAATTATCAATTCAACTCATACTTGCAGATACAGGGTAGGTAATTTGAGATCGAATAATTCAAGCTCCTCATACATAACAAACAATACTCTAGCAAATGAAAGTTATATAGATTATACAGGAGAACCTATTTGTTTAATCATTGGCAATAACTGCTAGATATTTTGAGAGTATCAATGATACTATCAAACTCGTTGAACATGCCAAACCTATAAAACTTAGGTCGACATGTCAAAACTAGCTAGTATGAAACTCGTTCAACATGCCAAACCTATAAAACTTAGGTCAACATGTCAAAAATTGCTCCTATGAAACGCGTTCAGCAAGTCAAAAATTGCTAATATGAAACTCGTTCAACATGCCAAAACAACAAATCCATCAAGCTTTCCCAATTTTAGAGCAGCATGCATGCATGCATAAATCAAGTAAATCATCAGAAGACAGAAAAGCTACTACAAAAGGTAACACAATACCTAAAAAGTAAACAAGCATCAAGGATAAGTGATCAATTCAAGCAAACTTATAGCCTAGTAATTAATGTCAATAGGACATAACTTTAATAGTAGCATCCTGAGAATGAGCATAGAAAATGACAAGTGCAAATGAACATGTGGAACATCAAAAAATGAAATTCAAAAACTTCAATCCAAGGTCAATAATTTACAATCCATGTAAGTCTAATACATCAGGATATGGTGGTGTTTCACAGATTTATTGCACTAAATCCCTACAATGGTAAAATACCATATATGCTATGTCACATCACTATTACAGATTGAAATAACTGTATTTCTTCATCAGTATCATAATGGTATTATAGTAACAAGCTAATGTTTGTATTCATAGTACAAACACATTTGAGCCACTCATGTAGCTTTTATCGGTATAGTTAAAAGATTTTATCCAATTGGTTATCCTCGTTCCACAATACAAAAGTAGCCACACAATCTATAACTATAACCATTATCGGCTGACTAAGTTAGCCACGCCTTCATGCCTAAGATTAAAAAACAAGCATACATAAAGCAGTACCATGAAACTTTTAGATTTACAGTGTTGGGAAATTGAAGCTTTAGATGATTTTCACCAAACCAA encodes:
- the LOC131626798 gene encoding uncharacterized protein LOC131626798 isoform X2, with translation MVLNLTLAAPHEAENQIEVSLKQSLESLEPSLRPPFALTIPKPDEYAQLNCAILHGILTEPHFAKTHIKHLHALVTDGYATFLNLLLKSVHHLYPKLLRSVKNQLLWVTNEMVRVSAIGYDALLVSLLRQIVGGDFSDDNLWLCTKLVTLLLDKWDCFLEEAPHILCSALYVFLRVLADHCRLSGEKLESLKRLEIQLCVKIVKEEFHLCLKVGRDFVRLLQDLVHVPEFKSIWKDLILNPSKFNTSGFGGVSQIYCTRTSSRYALLRITPEMETQLRFLLTHVKLGHQKRHLMWFTRKFLNDPDKETVIVDIVRFICCAHHPPNEIIQSDVVPRWAVIGWLLTTCRRKNYIEANVKLALFYDWLFFNERVDNIMNIEPAILLMVHSIHQYVDMTNTLLEFLLLLVDNYDMEHKDIVVKSVSSAFRFLESKGVIQSLDVLTSCPTISPSLKEGLSRLLSCGKLGSSKGFLSGS
- the LOC131626798 gene encoding uncharacterized protein LOC131626798 isoform X1; the protein is MVLNLTLAAPHEAENQIEVSLKQSLESLEPSLRPPFALTIPKPDEYAQLNCAILHGILTEPHFAKTHIKHLHALVTDGYATFLNLLLKSVHHLYPKLLRSVKNQLLWVTNEMVRVSAIGYDALLVSLLRQIVGGDFSDDNLWLCTKLVTLLLDKWDCFLEEAPHILCSALYVFLRVLADHCRLSGEKLESLKRLEIQLCVKIVKEEFHLCLKVGRDFVRLLQDLVHVPEFKSIWKDLILNPSKFNTSGFGGVSQIYCTRTSSRYALLRITPEMETQLRFLLTHVKLGHQKRHLMWFTRKFLNDPDKETVIVDIVRFICCAHHPPNEIIQSDVVPRWAVIGWLLTTCRRKNYIEANVKLALFYDWLFFNERVDNIMNIEPAILLMVHSIHQYVDMTNTLLEFLLLLVDNYDMEHKDIVVKSVSSAFRFLESKGVIQSLDVLTSCPTISPSLKEGLSRLLSCGKLGSSKGFLSVLSQLGQQMV